In Puniceibacterium sp. IMCC21224, one genomic interval encodes:
- a CDS encoding LysR substrate-binding domain-containing protein: MAIRIQDLYTFHVVARAGAMQDGAHELGVTPGAISQRIRAVEERHGVRLFTRSKNGITLTAAGLALQSDVSAAFSTIEAAHQKNFARHGHTVRISASATFAHTMLVSSLGRFSEAHSAIKVSVETEDRLVDLKSEPVDLAIRHGLGTYPGLRSEWLCSPELILVVSPKLLERLGPLETPSDCLRYRLLPDSTGKDWSIWFEAQGIDASGAAYGTQYGNDFLTVKAVIDGQGLALLNDVYVKEGLASGHLVRALNAAWPTAFAYYAVALAETLERPAVSTFVKWLKKDLSS, translated from the coding sequence ATGGCAATACGCATCCAGGACCTCTACACATTCCACGTCGTCGCACGCGCAGGCGCGATGCAGGACGGCGCGCATGAACTTGGCGTGACGCCGGGTGCAATCAGTCAACGCATCCGTGCAGTCGAGGAGCGTCACGGGGTGCGCCTGTTCACCCGAAGCAAAAATGGGATCACACTCACGGCGGCAGGGCTTGCGCTTCAATCAGATGTCAGCGCGGCGTTTTCGACGATTGAGGCCGCACACCAAAAGAACTTTGCCCGGCATGGCCACACGGTGCGGATCAGCGCATCTGCGACCTTTGCCCACACCATGCTTGTCTCCAGCCTGGGACGATTTTCTGAAGCGCATTCAGCAATCAAAGTCTCGGTCGAAACCGAAGACCGATTGGTTGACCTCAAATCGGAGCCCGTTGATCTGGCGATCCGCCATGGTCTTGGCACCTATCCGGGCCTGCGGTCCGAATGGCTATGCTCTCCAGAGCTGATCCTTGTCGTTAGTCCGAAACTATTGGAACGCCTTGGGCCGCTTGAAACGCCATCTGACTGTCTGCGGTATAGATTGTTGCCCGATTCCACAGGAAAGGATTGGTCGATCTGGTTTGAGGCACAGGGCATTGACGCCAGCGGCGCGGCCTACGGCACACAGTATGGCAACGACTTTTTGACGGTTAAAGCAGTGATCGACGGTCAAGGATTGGCATTGCTGAACGATGTCTATGTGAAAGAAGGCTTAGCCTCAGGGCATTTGGTGCGAGCATTGAATGCCGCATGGCCGACAGCATTTGCATACTATGCTGTCGCACTTGCCGAGACGCTCGAAAGACCGGCAGTCTCAACCTTTGTCAAGTGGCTCAAAAAGGACCTGAGCTCATAG
- a CDS encoding DUF2493 domain-containing protein: protein MTSAILDHLALHGATPGPGETDHRPLPQPDEVELAMATLFDTTTGLLTGSQLEDNLEEVLWSLTSIFHRRLTHIQKLLDDNEFEVRESLGVQDGSEVASVELERLQMIGLKLWDHRDAFEQMRDLAVDHFSAATGSPWLPRTGSKVSHRGLTSAVVDSRAYLSAKRRKETEVHCPEGTRIAFSGGDYHAYDLIWSVLDATHAKYPDMVLLHGGTPKGAEMIAARWADTRGVTQVVFKPDWKSHGKAAPFKRNDKMLETMPQGLIATPGSGITENIVDKARKLGIRIKRIGA from the coding sequence GTGACCTCCGCCATCCTCGACCACCTCGCACTTCATGGCGCAACACCAGGACCCGGCGAGACCGATCATCGCCCCCTGCCCCAGCCCGACGAGGTCGAGCTCGCCATGGCGACGCTCTTTGACACCACCACCGGTCTCCTCACTGGCAGCCAGTTGGAAGACAATCTCGAGGAGGTGCTGTGGTCCCTCACCTCGATCTTCCATCGTCGGCTCACCCACATTCAGAAACTGCTCGATGACAACGAATTCGAGGTCCGGGAAAGTTTGGGCGTACAGGACGGCTCCGAGGTCGCCTCGGTCGAGCTCGAGCGCCTCCAGATGATCGGGCTGAAACTCTGGGACCATCGTGACGCTTTCGAACAAATGCGCGATCTGGCCGTGGACCACTTCTCGGCCGCCACCGGCTCGCCTTGGCTGCCCCGCACCGGATCCAAGGTTTCCCATCGCGGCCTCACCTCCGCCGTGGTGGACAGTCGGGCCTATCTTTCCGCCAAGCGTCGGAAGGAGACCGAGGTGCACTGCCCCGAAGGCACACGGATCGCTTTCTCGGGCGGGGATTATCACGCCTATGATCTGATATGGTCCGTCCTCGACGCCACCCATGCAAAATACCCCGACATGGTGCTGCTGCACGGCGGCACGCCCAAGGGTGCAGAAATGATCGCGGCCCGTTGGGCAGATACCCGTGGCGTCACCCAGGTGGTCTTCAAGCCCGACTGGAAGAGCCACGGCAAGGCCGCCCCGTTCAAGCGCAACGACAAGATGCTCGAGACCATGCCGCAGGGCCTGATCGCTACACCCGGTTCAGGCATTACCGAGAACATCGTCGACAAGGCCCGCAAGCTCGGCATTCGTATCAAGAGGATCGGGGCTTAG